One stretch of Caldinitratiruptor microaerophilus DNA includes these proteins:
- the leuS gene encoding leucine--tRNA ligase produces MSAEERFPFKEVEPKWQRRWEEAGIYKVTEDPARPKYYALAMFPYPSGKIHMGHVRNYTIVDAIARFRRMRGYNVLHPMGFDAFGMPAENAAIQHRIPPDRWTWDNIAEMTEQLKSLGYSYDWDRAVYSCRPDYYRWTQWLFLQFFKKGLAYRKEAPVNWCPSCETVLANEQVVEGRCWRCDSVVTKKNLEQWFFRITAYADELLEDLDKLPKWPERVRIMQRNWIGRSEGCEIVFRVEGTGEPIPVFTTRPDTVFGVTYMVLAPEHPLVERLIEGKPQADEVRRFVEWVRTQSEIARTAEDVEKVGLFTGAYAINPLSGDRVPIWIANYVLYEYGTGAVMGVPAHDERDFAFARKYGLPIRVVIQPPDRPLDPDGMTEAYVDPGTMVNSGPFSGLPSEEGKRRIADYLEEQGIGARKVNYRLRDWLVSRQRAWGAPIPIVYCDRCGIVPVPEDQLPVLLPPDLVFTGEGTSPLARHEGFVHTTCPACGGPARRETDTMDTFMCSSWYYLRYADAHNSERAWDPEKVRYWLPVDQYVGGIEHAVLHLLYSRFFTKALRDMGYLDFDEPFTALLTQGMVIKDGAKMSKSKGNVVSPEEMIDRYGADACRVFILFAAPPERDLDWSDAGIEGASRFVNRFYRMVTSSVPVVQAARHLAPVGAGEQAATAEAPALGEAERALRRVVHRTLRKVTTDLEDRFAFNTAIASIMELVNAVYDYRANVPEDRQHPAVLAEALETAVRMMAPFAPHLADELWERLGHTTSVHLEAWPEVDESALVQETVEMAVQVNGKVRDRIQVPVGASADEIREMALSLEKVRAYTDGKTVENVVVVPGRLVSVVVR; encoded by the coding sequence GTGAGCGCGGAGGAGCGCTTTCCGTTCAAGGAAGTCGAACCCAAGTGGCAGAGGCGGTGGGAAGAGGCCGGGATCTACAAGGTCACGGAGGACCCGGCCCGGCCCAAGTACTATGCGCTGGCCATGTTCCCGTACCCCTCGGGCAAGATCCACATGGGGCACGTGCGCAACTACACCATCGTGGACGCCATCGCCCGCTTCCGGCGGATGCGTGGGTACAACGTCCTGCACCCCATGGGCTTCGACGCGTTCGGGATGCCGGCCGAGAACGCCGCGATCCAGCACCGCATCCCGCCGGATCGGTGGACGTGGGACAACATCGCCGAGATGACCGAACAGCTCAAGTCCCTGGGGTACTCCTACGACTGGGACCGGGCGGTGTATTCGTGCCGGCCCGACTACTACCGGTGGACCCAGTGGCTGTTCCTGCAGTTCTTCAAGAAGGGGCTGGCGTACCGCAAGGAGGCGCCGGTCAACTGGTGCCCCTCCTGCGAGACCGTGCTGGCCAACGAGCAGGTCGTCGAGGGCCGCTGCTGGCGCTGCGACTCGGTGGTGACGAAGAAGAACCTGGAGCAGTGGTTCTTCCGCATCACCGCCTACGCGGACGAGCTGCTCGAGGACCTCGACAAGCTGCCAAAGTGGCCGGAGCGCGTGCGGATCATGCAGCGCAACTGGATCGGCCGGTCGGAAGGCTGCGAGATCGTCTTCCGCGTGGAGGGGACCGGCGAGCCGATCCCCGTGTTCACCACCCGCCCGGACACGGTCTTCGGCGTCACGTACATGGTGCTGGCCCCCGAGCATCCGCTGGTGGAGCGCCTGATCGAGGGCAAGCCCCAGGCGGACGAGGTACGGCGGTTCGTCGAGTGGGTCCGCACGCAGAGCGAGATCGCCCGGACGGCGGAGGACGTCGAGAAGGTCGGCCTCTTCACCGGCGCGTACGCGATCAACCCGCTGAGCGGCGACCGGGTGCCCATCTGGATCGCCAACTACGTCCTCTACGAGTACGGCACCGGCGCCGTCATGGGCGTCCCCGCGCACGACGAGCGGGACTTCGCCTTCGCCCGCAAGTACGGCCTGCCGATCCGGGTGGTCATCCAGCCTCCCGACAGGCCACTCGACCCCGACGGCATGACCGAGGCGTACGTGGATCCGGGGACGATGGTGAACTCCGGCCCCTTCAGCGGGCTGCCCAGCGAGGAGGGCAAGCGCCGGATCGCCGACTACCTCGAGGAGCAGGGGATCGGCGCGCGCAAGGTCAACTACCGGCTCCGCGACTGGCTGGTATCCCGTCAGCGGGCCTGGGGCGCCCCCATCCCGATCGTCTACTGCGACCGGTGCGGCATCGTGCCGGTGCCGGAGGATCAGCTGCCGGTGCTGCTGCCGCCCGACCTCGTGTTCACCGGCGAGGGCACCTCTCCGCTGGCGCGCCACGAGGGGTTCGTGCACACGACCTGCCCCGCGTGCGGCGGCCCCGCCCGGCGGGAGACGGACACGATGGACACCTTCATGTGCTCCTCGTGGTACTACCTGCGCTACGCGGACGCGCACAACAGCGAGCGGGCGTGGGACCCCGAGAAGGTGCGGTACTGGCTGCCCGTCGACCAGTACGTGGGCGGCATCGAGCATGCCGTCCTGCACCTGCTCTACAGCCGGTTCTTCACCAAGGCCCTCCGGGACATGGGCTACCTGGACTTCGACGAGCCCTTCACCGCCCTGCTCACCCAGGGCATGGTGATCAAGGACGGCGCCAAGATGTCCAAGTCCAAGGGGAACGTGGTCAGCCCCGAGGAGATGATCGACCGCTACGGCGCCGACGCCTGCCGGGTGTTCATCCTCTTCGCCGCGCCGCCGGAGCGGGACCTGGACTGGTCGGACGCCGGCATCGAGGGCGCCTCCCGGTTCGTGAACCGGTTCTACCGGATGGTCACCAGCAGCGTGCCGGTGGTCCAGGCAGCCCGGCACCTGGCACCGGTGGGGGCGGGCGAGCAGGCGGCCACGGCGGAGGCGCCGGCCCTGGGGGAGGCCGAGCGGGCGCTGCGGCGGGTGGTCCACCGCACGCTCCGGAAGGTGACCACGGATCTGGAGGATCGCTTCGCGTTCAACACCGCGATCGCTTCCATCATGGAACTCGTCAACGCCGTCTACGACTACCGTGCGAACGTCCCGGAGGACCGCCAGCATCCGGCCGTCCTGGCGGAGGCGCTGGAGACAGCCGTGCGGATGATGGCGCCGTTCGCCCCACACCTGGCGGACGAGCTCTGGGAGAGGTTGGGCCACACCACCAGCGTGCACCTGGAGGCGTGGCCGGAAGTGGACGAGTCGGCCCTCGTCCAGGAGACCGTGGAGATGGCCGTCCAGGTCAACGGCAAGGTGCGGGACCGCATCCAGGTGCCCGTCGGCGCCTCCGCGGACGAGATCCGGGAGATGGCGCTGTCCCTGGAAAAGGTCCGGGCCTACACGGACGGGAAGACGGTCGAGAACGTCGTCGTCGTGCCGGGGCGCCTGGTCAGCGTGGTGGTGCGCTGA
- a CDS encoding alkaline phosphatase family protein, with protein MKRALAFILLLSLAGLAGTGAVAATRTAWRRLAAPVRRAGAHEGIAAGGQAAGAPPKPAEPLVLVLVDGLDAAAARRLPTFDYLARAGGFATVEGPSPDWPVTAWATVLTGEAPADHGRVLPSPLPPLAGPNLVATAREMGVSVALAGEPAFLSLLGAEDPQEAFPVPPGWSGTGSAFMAAARSALGREAHLTVIQIGGLHAVAHDLGRSGDTARPRAAEGADGPPPAEERWAEALGWLDARLAAVAGQIDLSRTTLVVLGTFASGPGRAHGRGDPVPLAAAGPGHAALLRTPPTSLAEVGRRLAGLAGVPSPPPRSPAAQPALAGWAAARWELVRPRLPWVAAGLFLGGLYLLLALRSAIGRALLAGLLTYHVAYYALFAAFGGRLSTALPALEGLGFAFWRDRAAQAGGAALLAAAVTGVRLGREGSRPRHAALGGIHLALVIWCTLALQALPVLLVIGWDGPVTFPGTGWTVKLFLDLIQGAFVGLGAPVWAGAAGVAAAIRRRLSGAEPGPVPVPPRGAAGIPVSPHHLGSVPVAASRMRPSGRRPARRPPSR; from the coding sequence ATGAAGCGTGCGCTCGCCTTCATCCTGCTCCTCAGCCTGGCCGGCCTGGCGGGCACAGGCGCGGTCGCCGCCACCCGCACCGCGTGGCGGCGGCTCGCCGCGCCGGTGCGGCGGGCCGGCGCCCACGAAGGCATCGCCGCGGGCGGACAGGCCGCCGGGGCGCCGCCGAAGCCGGCGGAGCCGCTGGTGCTGGTCCTGGTCGACGGCCTGGATGCGGCGGCCGCGCGCCGATTGCCCACCTTCGACTACCTGGCTCGCGCCGGAGGTTTCGCCACGGTGGAGGGGCCGTCGCCCGACTGGCCCGTGACGGCCTGGGCGACCGTGCTCACGGGCGAGGCACCGGCGGATCACGGCCGGGTGCTCCCCAGCCCCCTGCCTCCCCTCGCCGGGCCGAACCTGGTGGCGACCGCCCGGGAGATGGGCGTGTCCGTGGCCCTTGCGGGGGAGCCGGCGTTTCTTTCCCTGCTGGGGGCGGAGGACCCCCAGGAGGCGTTTCCCGTCCCGCCGGGGTGGTCCGGGACCGGCAGCGCCTTCATGGCAGCCGCCCGCAGCGCGCTGGGCCGGGAGGCGCACCTGACCGTGATCCAGATCGGCGGGCTGCACGCCGTCGCTCACGATCTCGGCCGCAGTGGAGATACGGCGCGCCCCCGCGCGGCGGAGGGAGCCGACGGCCCCCCGCCGGCGGAGGAGCGGTGGGCGGAGGCCCTCGGCTGGCTCGACGCCCGGCTCGCCGCGGTGGCGGGCCAGATCGACCTGAGCCGCACGACGCTGGTCGTGCTGGGCACCTTCGCCAGCGGACCGGGTCGCGCCCACGGCCGGGGCGACCCGGTCCCGCTCGCCGCTGCGGGGCCGGGGCATGCCGCCCTCCTCCGGACGCCACCGACCTCGCTGGCCGAAGTCGGTCGCCGGCTGGCCGGTCTTGCCGGCGTCCCGTCGCCACCGCCCCGAAGCCCTGCCGCACAGCCGGCGCTCGCCGGATGGGCGGCCGCACGGTGGGAGCTGGTCCGCCCCCGGCTGCCGTGGGTCGCCGCCGGGCTCTTCCTGGGCGGCCTCTACCTCCTCCTGGCGCTGCGCAGCGCCATCGGCCGGGCCCTCCTCGCCGGCCTCTTGACCTATCACGTGGCCTACTACGCCCTCTTTGCCGCCTTCGGGGGGCGGCTGTCCACTGCCCTGCCCGCGCTCGAAGGACTGGGTTTCGCCTTCTGGCGCGACCGCGCGGCGCAGGCGGGGGGTGCGGCCCTTCTCGCCGCAGCCGTGACCGGCGTCCGCCTGGGCCGCGAGGGGAGCCGGCCACGTCACGCCGCCCTGGGCGGGATCCACCTGGCGCTGGTGATCTGGTGCACCCTGGCGCTGCAGGCCCTGCCGGTGCTCCTCGTCATCGGCTGGGATGGACCCGTCACCTTCCCGGGCACCGGCTGGACGGTGAAGCTCTTCCTCGACCTCATCCAGGGTGCGTTCGTCGGTCTCGGCGCCCCGGTCTGGGCCGGGGCGGCCGGGGTGGCGGCGGCGATCCGCCGGCGCCTGTCGGGGGCGGAACCCGGACCGGTCCCCGTGCCTCCCCGCGGCGCGGCGGGGATACCGGTCTCGCCGCACCATCTGGGTTCGGTGCCGGTCGCCGCGAGCCGCATGCGGCCGTCTGGGCGGCGGCCGGCGAGGCGCCCACCGTCACGCTGA
- the holA gene encoding DNA polymerase III subunit delta, producing the protein MRQPEALRRLQEEVASLYLVHGTDAYQVAEFLAALRTRLVPPGTEAFNESLVEPGPDQVRQGVLLARTPPLLSDRRLVVLKECRLLGPGRAGGDAGPEDGEDRDRASGEAERLLEYLAAPAPFSCLVLHAPGDIDRRRRLTRSLLEKAVEVECSPLSQDQALSWLEAKSAALGKRLDREAAQALLEKIGTDLHALSAELEKLVLYVGAAERIDTRAVLALVPGTAQVQIFDLVDAVAEGRLGQAEALLQRMLASGEAPLRLLATLASHFRRLLEARSLRERGLSPAAIARQKGQHPRYWEKLDRQARRLRREQLQFALEVLLEADLQLKSGADGQLVLETLLFDLVGAA; encoded by the coding sequence ATGCGTCAGCCGGAGGCGCTCCGGCGGCTGCAGGAAGAGGTCGCTTCGCTCTACCTGGTGCACGGCACCGACGCGTACCAGGTGGCGGAGTTCCTCGCGGCGCTGCGGACCCGCCTGGTCCCACCGGGTACGGAAGCCTTCAACGAGAGCCTGGTGGAGCCCGGGCCCGATCAGGTACGGCAGGGCGTGCTCCTCGCCCGGACGCCGCCCCTGCTGTCGGATCGCCGGCTGGTGGTGCTGAAGGAGTGCCGGCTCCTGGGCCCGGGCCGCGCGGGCGGGGACGCAGGCCCCGAGGACGGTGAGGACCGCGACCGGGCCTCCGGCGAGGCCGAGCGGCTCCTCGAGTACCTGGCCGCACCGGCCCCCTTCTCGTGCCTGGTGCTCCACGCGCCCGGCGACATCGACCGGCGGCGGCGGCTCACCCGCTCCCTGCTGGAGAAGGCGGTGGAGGTCGAGTGCTCGCCGCTGTCCCAGGACCAGGCGCTGAGCTGGCTCGAGGCGAAGTCCGCCGCGCTTGGGAAGCGGCTCGACCGGGAAGCGGCGCAGGCGCTGCTCGAGAAGATCGGCACCGACCTCCACGCCTTGTCGGCCGAGCTCGAGAAGCTGGTGCTGTACGTGGGTGCGGCAGAGCGGATCGACACCCGGGCTGTGCTCGCGCTCGTGCCGGGCACGGCCCAGGTGCAGATCTTCGACCTCGTGGATGCCGTGGCGGAGGGGCGGCTCGGGCAGGCCGAAGCCCTCCTGCAGCGGATGCTGGCGTCGGGCGAGGCGCCCCTGCGGCTGCTGGCCACGCTGGCGAGCCACTTCCGGCGGCTCCTGGAAGCCCGCTCGCTGCGGGAGCGGGGGCTGTCCCCGGCGGCCATCGCCCGCCAGAAGGGGCAGCACCCGCGCTACTGGGAGAAACTCGACCGGCAGGCCCGGCGCCTGAGGCGCGAGCAACTGCAGTTCGCGCTGGAGGTCCTCCTGGAGGCGGACCTCCAGCTCAAGTCGGGCGCAGACGGGCAACTCGTCCTGGAGACGCTCCTCTTCGACCTCGTGGGCGCGGCCTGA
- the rsfS gene encoding ribosome silencing factor → MTSTQLAQHVAQLLEDRKAQRVQILDIRKLSSVADFFVVCSGATPIQVRALADHVEEKLAEMGVRPHHTEGYRLGRWVLMDYGDVVVHILRNEERDFYSLERLWGDAPLLDHRVLAGAR, encoded by the coding sequence TTGACCTCCACCCAGCTTGCACAGCACGTGGCCCAGCTGCTGGAGGACCGGAAGGCACAGCGCGTTCAGATCCTGGACATCCGGAAGCTGAGCTCGGTGGCGGACTTCTTCGTGGTGTGCTCCGGGGCGACCCCCATCCAGGTTCGGGCCCTGGCGGACCACGTGGAGGAGAAGCTCGCCGAGATGGGCGTCCGTCCGCACCACACCGAGGGGTACAGGCTGGGACGCTGGGTGCTCATGGATTACGGCGACGTCGTGGTGCACATCCTGCGTAACGAGGAACGGGATTTCTACAGCCTCGAACGGCTCTGGGGCGATGCCCCCCTGCTGGACCACCGGGTGCTGGCGGGTGCACGGTGA
- a CDS encoding ComEC/Rec2 family competence protein — protein sequence MALAAAFAAGIWAADWLRPHPLLPLAGLAAAACTVALSARRGQPPPAGALLMAALLAGALRHATPRWVGPGALRAYVDRPVEVVGTVLNAGIGRSGPEMVVRAEAVRLLDGTVRRAGPVPVREPLHVTWRAPAARGAPGSLPAPGRRVRVRGVPVVPPLTLPGIGEDLRRELARRGIFLTVAAWVTPEDAGPGATGALHRWAQAARERLRAVTERWLSAERAALLAGLVLGDREGIPDRWRHAFRLTGVYHVLAASGGNVALVTGPLAWALSRLGAPRRAAALAVVPAIWAYSVLAGSGPPVLRAGVAATLHYAGQAQGRRSDGYSSLAAATLVLLAAAPGMLFDLGFQLSFLATLGILALGPPIASRLGRYLFPAVAAPLAVTLAAGAAVEPLLLSRFGYVTLISPLANLWVGLVVLALVPLAAFGMGLGLIHPLLAAPALRLAGGLTGLLTGPLEGLAELPLAGAPIGPPGPAALALYYAALAAWRWRTVLGDPVRRAAGRLLRPGPALAGFALLAGAGVASAIGPALPSFTSRERLEACFLHVGPGAATVLRLPGGEAVLVDAGPARPNAGVDAGRDVVVLFLRRQGVRRLDLAVVTSARQGEAGGMATVLATHPVAELWTPQVNDPPRAWLDVRDMARVAGVPVRLVSEAGGPQRWEPRPGVRLAAWPAPEAPGVPDGLLVQVEAGALAVRIAGAAAAASGPPGAWRSPAVVQVTAKGESPASALPAGARVVIVAGQAPTAGSGSPRVPGASAQYRTERHGTVCVRGDPASGALSVRTQFPGLPGEGGRLLGTW from the coding sequence GTGGCCCTGGCGGCCGCCTTCGCCGCGGGCATCTGGGCGGCCGACTGGCTTCGCCCGCACCCGCTGCTGCCCCTCGCCGGCCTGGCTGCTGCGGCCTGCACGGTCGCCCTGTCCGCCCGGCGCGGGCAGCCGCCTCCGGCCGGCGCCCTCCTGATGGCCGCGCTCCTGGCAGGGGCGCTGCGCCACGCCACCCCGCGGTGGGTCGGGCCGGGGGCCCTGCGCGCATACGTGGACCGTCCCGTCGAGGTGGTCGGGACGGTCCTGAACGCCGGGATTGGCCGGAGCGGGCCCGAGATGGTCGTGCGGGCCGAGGCGGTGCGCCTGCTCGACGGGACGGTCCGCCGCGCGGGGCCGGTCCCGGTCAGGGAGCCCCTGCACGTGACCTGGCGGGCGCCGGCCGCCCGGGGTGCGCCCGGTTCCTTGCCGGCTCCGGGCCGCCGGGTCCGGGTGCGCGGCGTGCCGGTGGTCCCGCCGCTCACCCTGCCGGGAATCGGGGAGGACCTGCGGCGAGAACTCGCCCGCCGCGGCATCTTTCTCACGGTGGCCGCCTGGGTTACACCCGAGGATGCCGGCCCGGGCGCCACGGGCGCGCTCCACCGGTGGGCGCAGGCCGCCCGCGAGCGCCTGCGGGCGGTGACGGAGCGGTGGCTGTCCGCAGAGCGGGCGGCGCTCCTGGCCGGCCTCGTCCTGGGCGACCGCGAAGGGATCCCGGACCGGTGGCGGCACGCCTTTCGCCTCACCGGGGTCTATCACGTCCTGGCAGCTTCCGGCGGGAACGTCGCCCTGGTGACCGGCCCCTTGGCCTGGGCGCTGTCCCGGCTCGGCGCCCCCCGGCGGGCGGCGGCCCTCGCGGTGGTTCCCGCCATCTGGGCGTACAGCGTGCTCGCCGGCTCCGGACCGCCCGTGCTCCGCGCCGGCGTCGCCGCGACCCTCCACTACGCCGGTCAGGCCCAGGGCAGGCGGTCCGACGGCTACTCGAGCCTGGCCGCCGCCACCCTCGTTCTCCTGGCCGCTGCGCCCGGCATGCTGTTCGACCTGGGGTTCCAGCTCTCGTTCCTGGCCACCCTGGGTATCCTGGCGCTCGGCCCGCCGATCGCCAGCCGGCTCGGGCGGTACCTCTTCCCCGCCGTCGCCGCACCCCTGGCCGTCACCCTGGCCGCCGGCGCGGCCGTGGAACCGCTCCTTCTGAGCCGCTTCGGCTACGTGACGCTGATCTCGCCGCTGGCCAACCTGTGGGTGGGGCTCGTGGTGCTGGCACTCGTGCCTCTGGCGGCGTTCGGCATGGGGCTGGGCCTCATCCACCCGCTCCTCGCGGCCCCGGCGCTCCGCCTGGCGGGGGGCCTCACAGGCCTCCTGACCGGTCCGCTGGAGGGACTGGCGGAACTGCCGCTGGCCGGCGCCCCCATCGGTCCGCCCGGCCCGGCGGCGCTGGCGCTGTACTACGCCGCCCTCGCCGCGTGGCGGTGGAGGACGGTTCTCGGGGACCCCGTGCGGCGGGCGGCGGGCCGCCTGCTCCGCCCGGGACCCGCCCTTGCGGGCTTCGCCCTGCTGGCGGGGGCCGGCGTGGCTTCGGCGATCGGCCCGGCGCTACCCTCCTTCACCAGCCGGGAACGCCTCGAGGCCTGCTTCCTGCACGTCGGGCCCGGCGCCGCCACGGTGCTGCGGCTGCCCGGCGGAGAGGCCGTCCTGGTCGACGCCGGCCCTGCCCGGCCGAACGCCGGCGTCGACGCCGGCCGCGACGTGGTCGTCCTGTTCCTCCGCCGGCAGGGGGTGCGCCGGCTGGACCTGGCCGTCGTCACGTCCGCGCGGCAGGGGGAGGCGGGTGGCATGGCGACGGTTCTCGCCACCCATCCGGTGGCCGAGCTCTGGACCCCCCAGGTGAACGACCCGCCCCGTGCCTGGCTCGACGTGCGGGACATGGCCCGGGTGGCGGGCGTGCCGGTGCGGCTGGTGTCCGAAGCCGGCGGTCCGCAGAGGTGGGAGCCGCGTCCGGGCGTGCGCCTGGCTGCCTGGCCCGCGCCGGAGGCACCCGGCGTTCCGGATGGCCTGCTCGTGCAGGTCGAGGCGGGAGCTCTCGCCGTCCGGATCGCCGGCGCGGCCGCCGCGGCCAGCGGTCCGCCGGGAGCGTGGCGATCCCCCGCGGTCGTCCAGGTGACGGCGAAAGGCGAATCCCCGGCGTCTGCCCTGCCGGCGGGGGCACGGGTGGTCATCGTGGCGGGACAGGCCCCGACGGCCGGCTCCGGGTCCCCGCGCGTGCCCGGTGCATCCGCCCAGTACCGCACGGAGCGTCACGGGACCGTCTGCGTCCGGGGCGACCCGGCGTCCGGCGCCCTGAGTGTGCGCACTCAGTTCCCCGGCCTGCCGGGGGAAGGCGGCCGCCTCCTCGGGACGTGGTGA
- the nadD gene encoding nicotinate-nucleotide adenylyltransferase — protein MGRRRIGVFGGTFDPVHYGHLAAAVGAAWLVGLERVLLVPAGEPPHKTGHPVTPAAHRLAMVRLAAADNPLFEICELELERPGPSYTVDTMAELERRHPDWDLVFLTGLDGLLAIETWHEYRRLLTGWPLVAIVRPGVPLEGWEALRRRLGPELTARVRIVETPGVAVSASDLRARARAGYPLTYLVPPGVEEYIRKNGLYRGHEGGPG, from the coding sequence ATGGGTCGGCGGCGGATCGGGGTCTTCGGCGGGACGTTTGACCCGGTCCACTACGGGCACCTCGCGGCGGCCGTGGGGGCGGCGTGGCTCGTGGGGCTGGAGCGGGTGCTGCTCGTGCCGGCCGGGGAGCCTCCCCACAAGACCGGCCACCCCGTCACGCCGGCCGCCCACCGCCTCGCCATGGTCCGCCTGGCCGCGGCGGACAATCCCCTCTTCGAGATCTGCGAGCTCGAGCTGGAGCGGCCCGGGCCCAGCTACACCGTGGACACCATGGCCGAGCTCGAGCGGCGCCACCCCGACTGGGACCTAGTCTTCCTGACCGGACTGGACGGGCTCCTGGCGATCGAGACCTGGCACGAGTACCGCCGGCTCCTGACCGGCTGGCCTCTGGTCGCCATCGTCCGGCCCGGCGTCCCCCTCGAAGGATGGGAGGCGCTGCGCCGGCGCCTCGGGCCGGAGCTGACCGCCCGGGTGCGGATCGTGGAGACCCCGGGTGTGGCCGTCTCCGCCAGCGATCTCCGGGCCCGCGCGCGGGCCGGGTACCCTCTCACGTACCTTGTGCCGCCGGGGGTGGAGGAGTACATTCGAAAAAACGGGCTTTACCGCGGGCACGAAGGGGGGCCCGGATGA
- a CDS encoding BON domain-containing protein, whose protein sequence is MAQDGHGEREEARLERRVKEALLARTESAGLDVRVEAHGDTVRLYGIVDTLSQKQAAEAIARTVPGVGDVRNDLTVGAEPGWTDGESAGELRGRLAANPATRQVTPRLGRGSVELLGRVPGPGAAEEAERIAAGVAGVREVRAHLEVEAGGEEGEARAAREARQRLERAGLGAQRFTVWAEGDTLHVRGLLRAPDEAARVREALSGLAGVSRVEAFLPPDPDAGAGGEGTGRYEWTL, encoded by the coding sequence GTGGCGCAGGATGGGCACGGGGAACGTGAGGAGGCCCGGCTGGAGCGCCGGGTGAAGGAGGCGCTCCTGGCGCGCACGGAATCGGCGGGCCTGGACGTGCGGGTCGAGGCCCACGGTGACACGGTGCGGCTCTACGGGATCGTCGACACCCTGTCGCAGAAGCAGGCGGCGGAAGCCATCGCCCGCACCGTGCCGGGCGTCGGGGACGTGCGAAACGACCTCACCGTGGGCGCGGAGCCGGGGTGGACCGACGGCGAGAGTGCGGGAGAACTCCGGGGGCGGCTTGCCGCCAATCCGGCCACCCGGCAGGTGACGCCGCGACTGGGGCGTGGGTCCGTCGAACTCCTCGGCCGGGTGCCCGGGCCCGGGGCGGCGGAGGAGGCGGAGCGGATCGCCGCCGGCGTGGCAGGTGTCCGTGAGGTCCGCGCGCACCTGGAGGTGGAGGCCGGTGGCGAGGAAGGGGAGGCCCGGGCTGCCCGGGAGGCGCGGCAGCGGCTCGAGCGCGCCGGGCTGGGCGCGCAGCGCTTCACGGTCTGGGCAGAGGGCGACACCCTGCACGTGCGCGGGCTCCTCCGGGCGCCCGACGAGGCGGCGCGCGTCCGGGAGGCGCTCTCCGGCCTCGCAGGGGTGAGCCGCGTGGAGGCGTTCCTCCCGCCGGACCCCGACGCCGGGGCAGGCGGGGAAGGAACGGGCCGGTACGAGTGGACCTTGTGA
- the yqeK gene encoding bis(5'-nucleosyl)-tetraphosphatase (symmetrical) YqeK, translated as MIDLARIEEALRCRLDDERLRHTRGVVDAAVAMARRWGADPEKARLAALLHDYAKGLPPERLLELGRRFGVIADPAEEAFPDLLHAPVGAELVREEGLARDPEVLAAIRWHTTGTPGMGLLEKVIWLADMIEPGRDFPGVEILRRLAERDLDEALLAGLDHTIAYVLRTGRLLHLGSVRTRNWLLAERRRAGKPWPVPAVSSAW; from the coding sequence ATGATCGACCTGGCGCGGATCGAGGAGGCCCTGCGCTGCAGGCTGGATGACGAGCGTCTGCGGCATACCCGGGGCGTCGTGGACGCCGCGGTGGCGATGGCCCGTCGCTGGGGTGCCGACCCGGAGAAGGCCCGGCTGGCGGCCCTCCTCCACGACTACGCGAAGGGGCTTCCCCCGGAGCGGCTCCTGGAACTCGGGCGGCGCTTCGGGGTGATCGCCGACCCGGCGGAGGAGGCCTTCCCCGATCTCCTGCACGCCCCCGTGGGCGCCGAACTCGTCCGGGAGGAGGGGCTGGCCCGCGACCCGGAGGTCCTCGCGGCGATCCGCTGGCACACCACCGGCACGCCGGGGATGGGGCTCCTCGAGAAGGTGATCTGGCTGGCGGACATGATCGAGCCCGGGCGGGACTTCCCCGGCGTGGAGATCCTCCGCCGGCTGGCGGAGCGGGACCTGGACGAGGCCCTCCTGGCGGGGCTCGATCATACCATCGCGTACGTCCTCCGGACCGGGCGGCTGCTTCACCTCGGCTCTGTCCGCACGCGCAACTGGCTCCTGGCGGAGCGCCGGCGCGCGGGCAAGCCGTGGCCGGTTCCAGCGGTCAGTAGTGCGTGGTGA
- a CDS encoding ComEA family DNA-binding protein produces the protein MEFEGYRRWAATALLGVFTGAVIVLGYRAYRAREVPGPPPAAPAGDEGTGTPAGGTVGWPRREPPAPVGPAPGSEAPRQGPEGREALAVHVAGAVAAPGVHRLEPGARVADAVAAAQPLPEALPGALNLARPVADGDKIFVPSRRDLAPGANLPPEALGADHGPAAAPPRAGAGGREAGVAGTAPGRVNLNTAGVEELMTLPGIGRVLAERIVEHRRRVERFRSIEDLLQVPGIGASRLEQLRPYLTL, from the coding sequence GTGGAGTTCGAAGGGTACCGGCGCTGGGCGGCCACCGCGCTGCTCGGCGTCTTCACCGGCGCGGTGATCGTGCTGGGCTACCGGGCGTACCGGGCGAGGGAGGTGCCCGGGCCGCCGCCGGCGGCTCCGGCCGGGGACGAGGGGACGGGGACGCCGGCGGGAGGCACGGTCGGTTGGCCCCGGCGTGAGCCGCCGGCACCCGTCGGACCGGCGCCGGGGTCCGAGGCGCCGCGGCAGGGCCCGGAGGGCCGGGAGGCCCTGGCCGTGCACGTGGCGGGCGCGGTGGCGGCGCCCGGCGTTCACCGGCTCGAGCCCGGCGCGCGGGTGGCCGACGCCGTGGCGGCGGCCCAACCGCTTCCCGAGGCGCTGCCCGGGGCGCTCAACCTCGCCCGCCCGGTGGCCGATGGCGACAAGATCTTCGTCCCCTCGCGCCGGGACCTCGCTCCGGGCGCGAACCTGCCACCCGAAGCACTGGGGGCGGACCACGGTCCCGCCGCGGCGCCGCCGCGCGCCGGTGCCGGCGGGCGGGAGGCGGGGGTGGCGGGAACCGCTCCGGGGCGGGTGAACCTCAACACGGCCGGCGTGGAGGAGCTCATGACCCTCCCCGGCATCGGCAGGGTGCTGGCGGAGCGGATCGTGGAGCACCGCCGCCGGGTGGAGCGCTTCCGGAGCATCGAGGACCTGCTGCAGGTGCCGGGGATCGGCGCCTCCCGCCTCGAGCAGCTCCGGCCCTACCTCACCCTGTGA